One stretch of Paenibacillus sp. DNA includes these proteins:
- the addA gene encoding helicase-exonuclease AddAB subunit AddA, which yields MTNTYIAPKPEGSTWTDEQWQAIAARGDHLLVAAAAGSGKTAVLVERIIRTVSDEARPIDIDRLLVATFTNAAAAEMRHRLRDALEKALTAKPQSRHLRKQLALVGRASITTLHSFCLDVVRRYVHLTELDPAFRIANETEAALLRQEALEAVFEERYGEAAETDPFWQLADRFGGERGDDALMKLVDRLYDFSRSHPFPELWLREAAAAFRLDAGADEEASAGAVSPDHPWLASLAADAKLELEAIVAGLRSALELSMTPSGPSAYVDNLSADAEGVERLLGALVNGGWPALQEAAAGGLGGAFGRLKPQKKGDTADEAVVERVKKLRKDAKERLDALIEQLLTRSTDDYAAECRALAPLMDELVRLVLDYAEAFRRAKTAKGLVDFGDLEHACLHILRDPSSTPDRIVPTPAALGYREQFEEVYVDEYQDTNAVQETILRLVSRGETENASGAAAPGNRFMVGDVKQSIYRFRLAEPGLFLRKYKTYRPFAEAARDIAAGGGVRIDLARNFRSRQEVVDAVNFVFRQTMHEEAAELDYDERAELVRGASYPEPDPTHGADAEALLLDRTGGAAPSGDGETGEETEAADADAAELEGRAIALRILELIGAAGKPAMAVFDKAAGGMRPASFRDVVILLRADKAWAPTFLEQLRAHGVPAHAELGGGYFEAVEVETALSLLQTIDNPLQDIPLAAALRSPVFGFTAEELARVRIAGGRGRSFYEAVGAVASGRAEAPEALREKTARFVSTLETWRTAARQGSLSDLILRLYRETGYFDFVGGLPGGEQRQANLRALYDRARQYEATSFRGLFRFLRFIERLRDSGSDLAPARALGEAEDVVRIMSIHKSKGLEFPIVFVAGLGKSFNRGDEREPFLVHKELGFGPRWVDPELGTAYPTLPQLAIKRRLRAEALAEEMRVLYVALTRAKEKLILVGSAKELPKRLAEWNALAALPGPKLPAHAVRRGACFLDWLVPALLRHPAAEELREAYGLDAPPAESRVADGSRWRLVASLPGADALQEAAPASERKEPWVEFAVREARPAPDDWAARDGDVMRVLGWQDPRPAASALFAKTSVTEWKRRLQEEEDEPTNASFPGFGGSAGFGGSGLAEGGDAESAPERASKSAADGASSAGSAGKPPARIPAKRPRFLSRRGLTPVERGVAYHTAMQHLALSPGLAAADVEAQLSSLVLRELLTEEQRQAIDVDAVARFAHSEPGQRLMRAGRSHRELPFSVGLPASVVYGEAPHGVPLDEATARETVLVQGIIDCLFEDEQGLAMIDYKTDAVYDEARLAELVAQYRLQLAVYAKAAETALGRPVPDRYLYFFDGARAVKL from the coding sequence GTGACGAATACTTACATTGCGCCGAAGCCGGAAGGCAGCACATGGACGGACGAGCAGTGGCAGGCGATCGCGGCGCGGGGAGACCATCTGCTCGTCGCGGCCGCCGCGGGCTCGGGCAAGACGGCGGTGCTCGTCGAGCGCATCATCCGCACCGTCTCCGACGAAGCCCGCCCGATCGACATCGACCGGCTGCTCGTCGCCACGTTCACGAACGCGGCGGCGGCGGAGATGCGCCACCGGCTGCGCGACGCGCTCGAGAAGGCGCTGACGGCGAAGCCGCAGTCGCGCCATCTGCGCAAGCAGCTGGCGCTCGTCGGGCGCGCGTCCATTACGACGCTGCATTCGTTCTGTTTGGACGTCGTGCGGCGGTACGTGCATTTGACGGAGCTCGATCCGGCGTTTCGCATCGCGAACGAGACCGAGGCGGCGCTGCTGCGCCAGGAGGCGCTCGAAGCGGTGTTCGAGGAGAGGTACGGCGAGGCGGCGGAGACGGATCCGTTCTGGCAGCTCGCCGACCGGTTCGGCGGCGAGCGCGGCGACGACGCGCTGATGAAGCTGGTCGACCGGCTGTACGATTTCTCGCGCAGCCATCCGTTTCCGGAGCTGTGGCTGCGGGAGGCGGCCGCGGCGTTCCGGCTGGACGCCGGAGCGGACGAGGAAGCGAGCGCGGGGGCGGTTTCGCCCGATCATCCGTGGCTTGCGAGCCTTGCCGCGGACGCGAAGCTCGAGCTGGAGGCGATCGTTGCCGGACTTCGTTCGGCGCTCGAGCTGTCGATGACGCCGAGCGGACCGTCGGCGTACGTCGATAATTTGAGCGCGGACGCCGAAGGGGTCGAGCGGCTGCTCGGGGCGCTCGTCAATGGCGGCTGGCCCGCGCTGCAGGAGGCGGCCGCGGGCGGTCTCGGCGGCGCCTTCGGGCGGCTGAAGCCGCAGAAGAAAGGCGATACGGCCGATGAAGCGGTCGTCGAGCGGGTGAAGAAGCTCCGCAAGGACGCCAAGGAGCGGCTGGACGCGCTTATCGAGCAGCTGCTGACGCGATCGACCGACGATTACGCCGCGGAATGCCGGGCGCTCGCGCCGCTGATGGACGAGCTCGTGCGGCTCGTCCTCGATTACGCGGAAGCGTTCCGGCGGGCGAAAACGGCGAAAGGGCTCGTCGATTTCGGCGATCTGGAGCACGCGTGCCTGCACATTCTGCGCGATCCGTCGTCGACGCCGGACCGTATCGTGCCGACGCCGGCCGCGCTCGGCTACCGGGAGCAGTTTGAAGAAGTGTACGTCGACGAGTACCAGGATACGAACGCGGTGCAGGAGACGATTTTGCGGCTCGTCTCGAGAGGCGAGACGGAGAACGCGTCCGGCGCCGCCGCGCCGGGCAACCGGTTTATGGTCGGCGACGTGAAGCAGAGCATCTATCGGTTCCGGCTTGCCGAGCCGGGGCTGTTTCTGCGCAAATACAAGACGTACCGCCCGTTCGCCGAGGCGGCGCGCGACATCGCCGCGGGCGGCGGCGTCCGCATCGACCTCGCCCGCAATTTCCGGTCGCGGCAGGAGGTCGTCGACGCGGTCAACTTCGTGTTCCGCCAGACGATGCACGAGGAAGCGGCCGAGCTCGATTACGACGAGCGCGCCGAGCTCGTGCGCGGGGCGTCGTACCCGGAGCCGGATCCGACGCACGGCGCCGACGCGGAAGCGCTGCTGCTCGATCGAACGGGCGGGGCGGCTCCATCAGGCGACGGAGAGACGGGCGAGGAGACGGAAGCGGCGGACGCCGACGCCGCGGAGCTGGAAGGGCGCGCGATCGCGCTGCGCATCCTGGAATTGATCGGCGCGGCGGGCAAGCCCGCGATGGCGGTGTTCGACAAAGCGGCCGGCGGCATGCGTCCCGCGTCGTTCCGGGACGTCGTTATCTTGCTCCGGGCGGACAAGGCTTGGGCGCCGACGTTCCTCGAGCAGCTGCGCGCGCACGGCGTTCCGGCCCACGCGGAGCTCGGCGGCGGATACTTCGAGGCCGTCGAGGTCGAGACGGCGCTGTCGCTGCTGCAGACGATCGACAACCCGCTGCAGGACATTCCGCTCGCGGCGGCGCTCCGCTCGCCCGTGTTCGGGTTTACGGCGGAGGAGCTCGCCCGCGTGCGCATCGCCGGCGGCCGCGGCCGCTCGTTCTACGAGGCGGTCGGCGCGGTCGCGTCCGGCCGGGCGGAGGCGCCGGAAGCGCTGCGCGAGAAGACGGCGCGGTTCGTCTCGACGCTGGAGACGTGGCGGACGGCGGCGCGGCAGGGCTCGCTCTCCGATTTGATTTTGCGGCTGTACCGGGAAACCGGATATTTCGACTTCGTCGGCGGGCTGCCGGGCGGCGAGCAGCGCCAGGCGAATCTGCGGGCGCTGTACGACCGGGCGCGGCAGTACGAGGCGACGAGCTTCCGCGGCTTGTTCCGCTTCCTGCGATTCATCGAACGGCTGCGCGACTCCGGCTCCGACCTCGCGCCGGCGCGCGCGCTCGGCGAGGCCGAGGACGTCGTCCGGATCATGTCGATCCACAAATCGAAAGGGCTCGAATTTCCGATCGTATTCGTCGCGGGCCTCGGGAAATCGTTCAACCGCGGCGACGAGCGGGAGCCGTTCCTCGTGCATAAGGAGCTCGGCTTCGGCCCGCGCTGGGTCGATCCGGAGCTCGGCACGGCGTATCCGACGCTGCCGCAGCTCGCGATCAAGCGCAGGCTGCGCGCCGAAGCGCTCGCGGAGGAGATGCGCGTGCTGTACGTCGCGCTGACGCGGGCGAAGGAGAAGCTGATATTGGTCGGCTCGGCGAAGGAGCTGCCGAAGCGGCTCGCGGAATGGAATGCGCTGGCGGCGCTGCCGGGGCCGAAGCTGCCCGCGCACGCGGTCCGCCGAGGCGCCTGCTTCCTCGATTGGCTCGTGCCGGCGCTGCTGCGTCATCCCGCGGCGGAGGAGCTGCGGGAAGCGTACGGGCTGGACGCGCCGCCCGCGGAGTCGCGGGTGGCGGACGGCTCGCGCTGGCGGCTGGTCGCCTCGCTGCCCGGCGCGGACGCGCTGCAAGAGGCGGCGCCGGCGAGCGAACGCAAAGAGCCGTGGGTCGAATTCGCGGTGCGAGAGGCGCGGCCGGCGCCCGACGATTGGGCGGCGCGGGACGGCGACGTCATGCGCGTCCTCGGCTGGCAAGATCCGCGCCCGGCGGCGTCCGCGCTGTTCGCGAAGACGTCGGTGACGGAGTGGAAACGGCGGCTGCAGGAGGAAGAGGACGAGCCGACGAACGCGTCGTTCCCGGGGTTCGGCGGCAGCGCCGGATTCGGCGGGTCGGGCCTTGCCGAGGGCGGCGACGCCGAAAGCGCGCCGGAGCGCGCGTCGAAGAGCGCCGCGGACGGCGCATCAAGCGCCGGCTCCGCCGGGAAGCCGCCCGCGCGAATTCCCGCCAAACGTCCGCGCTTCTTGTCGCGCCGGGGGCTCACCCCGGTCGAGCGCGGCGTCGCGTACCATACGGCGATGCAGCATTTGGCGCTGTCGCCGGGGCTTGCCGCGGCGGACGTCGAAGCGCAGCTGTCCTCCCTCGTGCTGCGGGAGCTGCTGACGGAGGAACAGCGGCAGGCGATCGACGTCGACGCGGTCGCCCGGTTCGCGCACAGCGAGCCCGGGCAGCGCTTGATGCGTGCCGGCAGGTCGCACCGCGAGCTGCCGTTCAGCGTCGGGCTGCCGGCGTCCGTCGTGTACGGGGAGGCGCCGCACGGCGTTCCGCTCGACGAGGCGACGGCGCGCGAAACGGTGCTCGTGCAGGGGATCATCGACTGCCTGTTCGAGGACGAACAAGGCCTTGCGATGATCGATTACAAAACGGACGCGGTGTACGACGAAGCGAGGCTGGCGGAGCTCGTCGCGCAGTACCGGCTGCAGCTCGCCGTATACGCGAAGGCGGCGGAAACGGCGCTCGGCCGGCCGGTGCCGGATCGGTATTTGTACTTTTTCGACGGCGCTCGCGCCGTGAAACTATAA
- a CDS encoding SMC family ATPase has translation MKPIRLTIQGLQSYREEQTIDFSRLAEAGVFGIFGPTGSGKSTILDAVTLAMYGSVERAGNSIQGIMNAQEDTLSVAFAFQLADGAGRRTYRVERTYRRKADGTVEQRMARLSEETPEGVVVMADKAGDVNDGVVALIGLSMTDFTRAVVLPQGKFSEFLSLKGKDRRAMLERLFRLERYGDELAARLRSRHNRAEADAREAAAELAGLGDASPGALAAAEAAYAQAAAEEARLAAALTAAEAAHAEAARLREAMAEAALAARELAALEARRPEIEALEARLAAAAAAETLLPVRRDAEQAAEAEARLAAAFAEAERALASETARHGAAREALAAAERTLAEREAPTAVRLEQLRQAAALEAQARADEEALREKRGALTKLAAERESAGAALAAKREQRAKALELQASLKAELAANAVSAEERRRMAAAERERSAAAALAEQARALRLEAGAASADAARREREAAALAEAAASAEAQLAAVRDAVAQSGAALSFAETALQREERRLGDAIQAARTAAAGGEWRAWAHALAERLADGEPCPVCGSADHPAPAQPAPEAPSAEAERLERELETVREGAALARKEAARVQEALVRLDAALPNAPSAYAEAAAGGDGAAARLIAAQEEGRAALADVERVTASLAAVLPELRQRLERLEALRGRLRDERAALAAAVSVAKAAEAKAEQAERAAAEAALRWREAYPEWPAETFAEALAALERKERHAEELQQRLTKSEPYLESNAADIEKLQQGLADAERRFASLEAEAAAAERRIAERRADIAALTGGAAESPSALSAKLAAELERWRADAQAARAAEEAARAAADAAGKRLAAAEEAVKAAADARERADRRWAEALEASVFDGADAVRAAALPPERREALAREAAAYKEELASASARRGAAEARLAGRTLTEEQWAEAERRLLEAKALREEALAQRAKAERAVEELRAKHEQWLRLTRRYEEAAALQQQLAKLQTVFRGNAFVEFLAEEQLLGVTRAASERLGRLTRGRYAIELDSSGGFVIRDDANGGLRRSVSTLSGGETFLTSLALALALSAQIQLSGKYPLEFFFLDEGFGTLDPELLDNVVSALEKLHLERLAVGVISHVPELQARLPRKLIVTPADPLGAGSRVRIETT, from the coding sequence ATGAAACCGATTCGATTGACGATTCAAGGGCTGCAGAGCTATCGCGAGGAGCAGACGATCGACTTCTCCCGCCTCGCGGAGGCGGGCGTGTTCGGCATATTCGGGCCGACGGGCAGCGGCAAGTCGACCATTCTCGACGCGGTGACGCTCGCGATGTACGGCTCCGTGGAGCGGGCCGGCAACAGCATCCAAGGCATCATGAACGCGCAGGAGGACACGCTGTCCGTCGCGTTCGCGTTCCAGCTCGCCGACGGGGCGGGTCGTCGAACGTACCGGGTCGAGCGGACGTACCGGCGGAAAGCCGACGGCACCGTCGAGCAGCGGATGGCCCGGCTGTCCGAGGAGACGCCGGAGGGCGTCGTCGTCATGGCGGACAAAGCGGGCGACGTGAACGACGGCGTCGTCGCGCTCATCGGGCTGTCGATGACCGACTTTACGCGCGCCGTCGTGCTGCCGCAGGGGAAATTTTCGGAGTTTCTGTCGCTGAAGGGCAAAGACCGCCGGGCGATGCTGGAGCGGCTGTTCCGCCTCGAGCGGTACGGCGACGAGCTGGCGGCGCGGCTCCGGTCGCGTCATAACCGCGCGGAAGCGGACGCGCGGGAGGCGGCGGCGGAGCTTGCCGGCCTCGGCGACGCGTCGCCTGGGGCGCTCGCAGCGGCGGAGGCGGCTTACGCGCAGGCCGCCGCGGAGGAGGCGCGGCTCGCGGCGGCGCTGACGGCGGCGGAAGCGGCGCATGCGGAGGCGGCGCGGCTGCGCGAGGCGATGGCCGAAGCGGCTCTAGCGGCGCGCGAGCTCGCCGCGCTCGAGGCGCGCCGGCCGGAGATCGAGGCGCTCGAGGCGCGCCTTGCGGCCGCGGCGGCGGCGGAGACGCTGTTGCCCGTGCGGCGCGACGCCGAGCAGGCGGCGGAGGCGGAGGCGCGCCTTGCGGCCGCGTTCGCCGAGGCGGAGCGCGCCCTGGCAAGCGAGACGGCGCGGCACGGCGCCGCCCGGGAGGCGCTCGCCGCCGCGGAGCGGACGCTGGCCGAGCGCGAGGCGCCGACGGCGGTGCGGCTCGAGCAGCTGCGCCAAGCGGCGGCGCTCGAAGCGCAGGCGCGCGCCGACGAAGAGGCGCTTCGGGAGAAGCGCGGGGCGCTGACGAAGCTCGCGGCGGAGCGCGAGAGCGCAGGCGCCGCCCTCGCGGCGAAGCGGGAGCAGCGGGCGAAGGCGCTCGAGCTGCAGGCGAGCCTGAAGGCGGAGCTCGCCGCGAACGCGGTATCCGCGGAGGAACGCCGCCGGATGGCGGCCGCCGAGCGGGAACGGAGCGCCGCGGCGGCGCTCGCCGAGCAGGCGCGCGCGCTGCGGCTTGAGGCCGGGGCCGCGTCGGCGGACGCGGCGCGGCGCGAGCGCGAGGCGGCCGCGCTGGCTGAGGCGGCCGCCTCGGCCGAGGCGCAGCTTGCGGCGGTGCGAGACGCCGTGGCGCAGAGCGGCGCCGCGCTTTCCTTCGCCGAAACGGCGCTGCAGCGCGAGGAGCGGCGGCTCGGCGACGCGATCCAAGCGGCGCGGACGGCGGCGGCCGGCGGCGAATGGCGGGCGTGGGCGCATGCGCTCGCGGAGCGGCTTGCGGACGGCGAGCCGTGCCCGGTGTGCGGGTCCGCGGACCATCCCGCGCCGGCGCAGCCCGCGCCGGAGGCGCCGAGCGCCGAAGCCGAGCGCCTTGAGCGCGAGCTCGAGACGGTGCGGGAAGGCGCGGCGCTCGCTCGCAAGGAGGCGGCGCGCGTCCAGGAGGCGCTCGTTCGCCTCGACGCGGCGCTGCCGAACGCGCCGTCGGCGTACGCCGAAGCGGCGGCCGGCGGGGACGGCGCCGCCGCGCGGCTGATCGCGGCACAGGAGGAAGGCCGCGCGGCGCTCGCGGACGTCGAGCGCGTCACAGCGAGCCTCGCGGCCGTCCTGCCGGAGCTGCGGCAGCGGCTGGAGCGGCTCGAGGCGCTGCGCGGCCGGCTGCGGGACGAGCGGGCGGCGCTCGCCGCCGCCGTCTCTGTCGCGAAGGCGGCGGAGGCGAAGGCGGAGCAGGCGGAGCGCGCGGCGGCCGAAGCGGCGCTGCGCTGGCGCGAGGCGTACCCGGAGTGGCCGGCGGAGACGTTCGCCGAAGCGCTCGCGGCGCTGGAGCGCAAGGAGCGGCACGCGGAGGAGCTGCAGCAGCGGCTTACGAAGAGCGAGCCGTACCTCGAGAGCAACGCAGCGGACATCGAGAAGCTGCAGCAGGGGCTCGCCGACGCGGAGCGCCGGTTCGCCTCGCTGGAGGCGGAGGCGGCGGCCGCGGAGCGCCGAATCGCGGAGCGGCGCGCGGACATCGCCGCGCTGACCGGCGGCGCCGCGGAATCGCCGTCCGCGCTGTCCGCGAAGCTCGCGGCCGAGCTCGAGCGCTGGCGGGCGGACGCGCAGGCGGCGCGCGCGGCGGAAGAAGCGGCGCGCGCCGCCGCGGACGCCGCGGGCAAGCGGCTCGCTGCCGCCGAGGAGGCGGTGAAGGCCGCGGCGGACGCCCGGGAGCGGGCCGACCGCCGCTGGGCCGAGGCGCTCGAAGCGAGCGTCTTCGATGGCGCGGACGCGGTGCGGGCGGCGGCGCTGCCGCCGGAGCGGCGCGAGGCGCTCGCGCGCGAAGCGGCCGCCTACAAAGAGGAGCTCGCGTCGGCGTCGGCCCGCCGCGGGGCGGCGGAAGCGCGCCTCGCCGGCCGCACGCTGACGGAGGAGCAGTGGGCCGAGGCCGAGCGCCGGCTGCTGGAGGCGAAGGCGCTGCGCGAGGAAGCGCTCGCGCAGCGTGCCAAAGCGGAGCGCGCCGTGGAGGAGCTGCGGGCGAAGCATGAGCAATGGCTGCGCCTGACGCGGCGGTACGAAGAGGCGGCCGCGCTCCAGCAGCAGCTCGCGAAGCTGCAGACGGTGTTCCGCGGCAACGCGTTCGTCGAGTTTCTCGCCGAGGAGCAGCTGCTCGGCGTCACCCGCGCCGCTTCCGAGCGGCTCGGGCGGCTGACGCGCGGCCGATACGCGATCGAGCTCGACTCGAGCGGCGGCTTCGTCATCCGCGACGACGCGAACGGCGGCCTGCGCCGCTCCGTTTCGACGCTGTCCGGCGGCGAGACGTTCCTGACGTCGCTCGCCCTCGCGCTCGCCCTTTCGGCGCAAATTCAGCTGAGCGGCAAATACCCGCTCGAGTTTTTCTTCCTCGACGAAGGATTCGGCACGCTCGATCCCGAGCTGCTCGACAACGTCGTGTCGGCGCTCGAGAAGCTGCACCTCGAGCGGCTCGCGGTCGGCGTCATTTCGCACGTGCCGGAGCTGCAAGCGCGCCTGCCGCGCAAGCTGATCGTGACGCCGGCGGACCCGCTCGGCGCGGGCAGCCGCGTCCGGATCGAAACGACATGA
- a CDS encoding exonuclease subunit SbcD, with the protein MRLLHTADWHFGRTLEGRSRAAEHEAFVDELVRLADEAEADAVLLAGDVYDSVNPPADAETLFYEALTRLSKGGRRPVLAIAGNHDHPDRLRAAGPLARAQGVSLVGLPTVDVIAVDAARTGERAIVYALPYPSESRLKELLSAEADEQALQQAYSARIAKLVRDASAERFGAGTVNVIMSHLHALGGSATPESERPIEVGGAYTVDPSAFGTAAQYVALGHLHRPQNVRRRDDGPGPIVRYSGSPLAFSFSEAGQAKSVTIVDVSPGGAPAIEEIPLSSGRTLVSWIAQGGVAEVHRWIDEGRDANAWIDLELHLTDALTMEQIQALRRAHDGLVNIRPVFALEREAAAARAERALPIDELFRRFYVRQTGGAEPDETMIRLFLELVREDGDAEREEERA; encoded by the coding sequence ATGCGGTTGCTGCATACGGCGGACTGGCATTTCGGAAGAACGCTGGAAGGGAGAAGCCGCGCGGCGGAACACGAGGCGTTCGTGGACGAGCTCGTGCGGCTCGCCGACGAGGCGGAGGCGGACGCGGTGCTGCTTGCGGGGGACGTGTACGATTCGGTCAACCCGCCGGCCGATGCCGAGACGTTGTTTTACGAGGCGCTGACGCGCCTGTCGAAGGGCGGGCGGCGCCCGGTGCTCGCGATCGCGGGCAATCACGACCACCCGGATCGGCTGCGCGCGGCCGGTCCGCTCGCGCGCGCGCAAGGGGTGTCGCTCGTCGGGTTGCCGACGGTCGACGTGATCGCCGTCGACGCCGCGAGAACGGGCGAGCGGGCGATCGTGTACGCGCTGCCGTATCCGTCGGAATCGCGCCTGAAGGAGCTGCTGTCCGCCGAAGCGGACGAGCAGGCGCTCCAGCAGGCGTACTCGGCGCGCATCGCGAAGCTGGTGCGGGACGCCTCCGCGGAGCGGTTCGGCGCCGGCACGGTCAACGTGATCATGAGCCACCTGCACGCGCTCGGCGGCTCGGCGACGCCGGAGTCCGAGCGGCCGATCGAGGTCGGCGGGGCGTATACGGTCGATCCGTCCGCGTTCGGGACGGCGGCGCAGTACGTCGCGCTCGGCCATCTGCATCGGCCGCAGAACGTTCGGCGGCGCGACGATGGTCCGGGCCCGATCGTCCGGTACAGCGGCTCGCCGCTCGCGTTCAGCTTCTCCGAGGCGGGGCAGGCGAAGTCGGTGACGATCGTCGACGTGTCTCCCGGCGGCGCGCCGGCGATCGAAGAAATTCCGCTGTCGTCCGGCCGGACGCTCGTCAGCTGGATCGCGCAGGGGGGCGTCGCGGAGGTGCACCGGTGGATCGACGAAGGGCGCGACGCTAACGCGTGGATCGACCTGGAGCTGCATTTGACGGACGCGCTGACGATGGAGCAAATCCAGGCGCTCCGCCGCGCGCATGACGGTCTCGTCAACATCCGGCCGGTGTTCGCGCTGGAGCGGGAGGCCGCCGCGGCGCGCGCGGAGCGGGCGCTGCCGATCGACGAGCTGTTCCGGCGGTTTTACGTTCGCCAGACGGGCGGGGCGGAGCCGGACGAGACGATGATCCGGCTGTTCCTCGAGCTGGTGCGGGAAGACGGAGACGCGGAGCGGGAGGAGGAGCGCGCATGA